From a region of the Bacteroidales bacterium genome:
- a CDS encoding ribonuclease H-like domain-containing protein, which translates to MLDNINPYKTLFLDIETVPRWESYNSMPDNFKKLWDHKAQFIAGGKEQTSEELYERAGIYAEFGKIICISWAYFQNDVLVVKSFFGDDEKYVLEKFNDLCKEFPTAGTNMCAHNGKEFDFPYISRRMLINGYNIPEMLDTRTKKPWEVQLIDTMDLWKFGDYKSYTSLELLCALFEIPTPKDDINGSEVASVYWKEKDLPRIVRYCEKDVVSVAQLLLKYLRKPLLPTEKIKFSNA; encoded by the coding sequence ATGCTCGATAACATTAATCCTTATAAAACCTTGTTTCTTGATATAGAAACAGTTCCCCGTTGGGAAAGTTATAACTCCATGCCTGATAATTTTAAAAAATTATGGGACCATAAAGCACAATTCATTGCCGGTGGCAAAGAGCAAACTTCTGAGGAACTTTATGAACGTGCTGGTATATATGCAGAGTTTGGGAAAATTATCTGCATCTCATGGGCATATTTTCAGAATGATGTTTTGGTTGTGAAATCATTTTTTGGCGATGATGAGAAATATGTACTTGAAAAATTTAACGATTTATGCAAAGAATTTCCTACTGCGGGTACAAATATGTGTGCCCATAATGGCAAGGAATTTGACTTCCCGTATATTTCACGGAGGATGCTGATCAACGGTTATAACATTCCTGAAATGCTTGATACCCGGACTAAGAAACCCTGGGAAGTTCAATTGATTGACACTATGGATTTATGGAAATTCGGAGATTATAAAAGCTATACTTCCCTTGAACTTTTATGTGCATTGTTTGAAATACCAACACCGAAAGATGATATAAATGGCAGTGAAGTGGCTTCCGTTTACTGGAAAGAGAAAGACCTGCCACGCATTGTCAGGTACTGTGAAAAAGATGTTGTCAGTGTTGCTCAATTGCTGTTGAAGTATTTAAGAAAACCTTTGCTGCCAACAGAAAAAATTAAGTTCAGTAATGCATAA
- the rpsR gene encoding 30S ribosomal protein S18: protein MAQNDSEIRYLTPINVDVKKKKYCRFKKHGIKFIDYKDADFLLKFINEQGKILPRRLTGTSLKYQRKLARAIKRARHLALLPYVGDLLK, encoded by the coding sequence CGAAATAAGATATTTAACCCCGATAAATGTCGATGTTAAAAAGAAAAAATATTGCCGCTTCAAAAAACACGGCATAAAATTTATTGATTACAAAGATGCTGACTTCCTGCTGAAATTCATCAACGAGCAGGGCAAGATTTTGCCGCGCCGCCTCACAGGCACATCATTAAAATACCAGCGTAAACTTGCAAGAGCTATCAAAAGGGCACGCCACCTTGCATTATTGCCTTATGTCGGAGATTTATTAAAATAA
- the pckA gene encoding phosphoenolpyruvate carboxykinase (ATP): protein MDCCCSNKKVIDLSQYGIDNVKEVFYNISYDDLFKHETDNNLQGYEKGFLTNTGAVNVDTGIFTGRSPKDKYIVKESENEKNVWWASPERKGSDNKPISEETWAHLKGIAKQQLSGKKLYVSDAFCGANKNTRIKIRVITEVAWASHFVKNMFVRPTEEELKDFTPDFVVYHACKAVNPQWKEQNLNSEVFVAFNLKERMAVIGGSWYGGEIKKGFFSVMNYFLPLKGIASMHCSANMGKDGDTAIFFGLSGTGKTTLSADPKRFLIGDDEHGWDDDGVFNFEGGCYAKCINLSKENEPDIYNAIKRDALLENVVFDEKTGAIDFASAAKTENTRVSYPIYFINNIVKPVSKGTHPQNIIFLTADAFGVLPPVAKLTYDQTMYHFLSGYTAKVAGTERGIKEPTPTFSSCFGAAFLLLHPTVYAQELAKKMKQHGSAAYLVNTGWIEGPYGVGRRIDIPSTRAIIDAILDGSLVDVEYEDLPVFGLNIPKAVKGVNSKILNPRNIWANPAEWDAAAKNLGEKFIKNFNSFTDNVEGKRLVSAGPKL, encoded by the coding sequence ATGGATTGCTGTTGTTCAAATAAAAAAGTTATAGATTTATCTCAATATGGGATAGATAATGTCAAGGAAGTATTTTATAATATTTCCTATGATGATTTGTTTAAACACGAAACTGATAATAATTTGCAGGGTTATGAAAAAGGATTTTTAACCAATACAGGAGCTGTTAATGTTGACACAGGCATTTTTACAGGACGCTCGCCCAAAGACAAATATATTGTTAAAGAGTCAGAGAATGAAAAAAACGTCTGGTGGGCCAGCCCTGAACGCAAAGGTTCTGACAACAAACCTATTTCAGAGGAAACATGGGCGCATCTGAAAGGCATAGCAAAGCAACAACTTAGCGGCAAAAAGCTTTACGTCAGCGATGCCTTTTGCGGTGCAAACAAAAATACACGCATAAAAATACGGGTAATAACAGAAGTTGCCTGGGCTTCACATTTTGTGAAAAATATGTTTGTCAGACCAACAGAAGAAGAATTGAAGGATTTTACCCCGGATTTTGTAGTGTATCATGCTTGTAAGGCTGTTAACCCGCAATGGAAAGAACAGAACCTCAACAGCGAAGTGTTTGTCGCATTTAACCTGAAGGAACGTATGGCTGTTATTGGCGGTTCCTGGTATGGCGGAGAGATCAAAAAAGGCTTTTTCTCCGTGATGAATTATTTTTTGCCACTGAAAGGCATAGCTTCCATGCATTGTTCAGCTAATATGGGTAAAGATGGAGATACTGCAATTTTCTTCGGCTTATCGGGCACAGGAAAAACAACCTTGTCGGCCGACCCGAAACGCTTCCTTATCGGGGATGATGAGCATGGATGGGATGACGATGGCGTTTTTAACTTTGAGGGAGGATGTTATGCAAAATGTATTAATTTGAGCAAAGAAAATGAGCCGGATATTTATAATGCAATCAAACGGGATGCCCTTTTGGAAAATGTTGTATTCGATGAAAAAACCGGCGCTATTGATTTTGCCAGTGCTGCCAAAACAGAAAATACAAGGGTTTCTTACCCTATTTATTTTATCAACAACATTGTGAAACCGGTTTCCAAAGGCACACATCCCCAAAATATCATTTTCCTTACCGCTGATGCTTTCGGTGTGTTGCCACCGGTGGCTAAACTCACTTATGACCAGACGATGTATCATTTTTTAAGTGGCTATACGGCTAAAGTTGCCGGCACAGAGAGGGGAATAAAAGAACCGACACCCACTTTTTCTTCCTGCTTCGGCGCTGCTTTCCTTCTGTTGCATCCCACTGTTTATGCTCAGGAGCTGGCAAAAAAAATGAAACAGCATGGTTCGGCGGCATATCTTGTGAATACAGGATGGATAGAAGGACCTTATGGTGTTGGGCGAAGAATTGACATACCTTCCACGCGTGCCATCATTGATGCAATACTAGACGGTTCCCTTGTTGATGTGGAATATGAAGATTTGCCCGTTTTCGGCTTAAATATTCCGAAAGCAGTCAAAGGCGTAAACAGCAAAATACTTAACCCCCGCAATATATGGGCTAACCCTGCCGAATGGGATGCTGCGGCAAAAAACCTCGGAGAAAAGTTTATTAAAAATTTCAACAGTTTTACAGATAACGTAGAAGGAAAGCGCCTCGTCTCCGCAGGCCCGAAACTTTAA
- the ppdK gene encoding pyruvate, phosphate dikinase, with translation MVTKNKKYVYYFGGKKAEGKADMKNLLGGKGANLAEMVNLGLPVPAGFTITTECCTAYYENNCQLPKSLYDEVWADMKKVETEMGMKYGDPKKPLLVSCRSGARKSMPGMMDTVLNVGLCTATIPGLIEKTKNPRFVWDSYRRLIMMYADVVMDKAEGLDLNIRKKLDDILDEYKKRKNVKQDTELNADDLKSLAGEFKKVIKKEIGKEFPDDAKEQLFGGIKAVFKSWNGKKAVSYRRIEGIPDTWGTAVNVQAMVFGNMGDTSATGVAFTRNPATGENLFYGEWLINAQGEDVVAGIRTPNPLNDDTKNEQNKHLHSMQEQMPYTYKDLCRIRGILEKNFRDMLDIEFTIQESKLYMLQCRVGKRTGTAALNMAMDMLKEKLIDEKTAVMRVDPAQLDELLHPICDPAEEKKVSVLVKGLPAGPGAAVGQLVFTAEDAVAWQRKGKKVILLREETNPEDVEGMRAAVGILTARGGMTSHAALVARGWGKCCIVGAGKLHVNANAKTAKVEGTNVVLKEGDVVTLNGTKGHVYQQGLKLMDASENPLFRHFMKMVDSYREMGVRTNADTPADAKVARDFGAEGIGLFRTEHMFYGVGAEKPLLALRKMILSNTLEERVKALKELYPYVKKDIKATLMAMDKLPVTFRLLDPPLHEFVPQSPDKQAELAKELNIKVADIVKRGESLHESNPMMGHRGVRLSVTYPEVSEMQFRAIFESTLELQKEGYHPKPEIMVPVTCEMAELDVTKKIADRIYDEVCKKFKVKSINYLYGTMIEIPRACLLADRMAKTAQFFSFGTNDLTQMTFGFSRDDINGFINDYLDQKILSADPFQTIDQEGTGQLVEMAVTKGRNTRPDLKVGICGEQGGDPASVEFCYRAGLTYVSCSPFRVPIARLAAAQASLKYGKKITTSLKKTNLNKKTIKNK, from the coding sequence ATGGTAACAAAAAACAAAAAGTATGTTTATTATTTTGGTGGCAAGAAAGCAGAAGGCAAAGCTGATATGAAAAACCTGCTGGGCGGCAAAGGTGCCAACCTTGCAGAAATGGTTAACCTGGGCTTGCCCGTACCTGCCGGATTTACTATCACAACAGAGTGTTGTACTGCATATTATGAAAATAATTGTCAGTTGCCAAAATCATTGTATGATGAAGTATGGGCTGATATGAAAAAGGTGGAAACTGAAATGGGAATGAAATACGGCGACCCTAAAAAACCGCTGTTGGTTTCATGCCGCTCAGGTGCCAGAAAATCCATGCCCGGAATGATGGATACAGTTCTTAATGTCGGACTGTGCACGGCCACCATTCCAGGATTGATTGAAAAAACAAAAAATCCTCGTTTTGTATGGGATTCATACAGGAGGCTTATCATGATGTACGCCGATGTTGTTATGGACAAAGCAGAAGGACTTGATTTGAATATTCGCAAGAAACTCGATGATATTCTGGATGAATACAAAAAAAGAAAGAATGTAAAACAGGATACTGAACTGAATGCTGATGACCTGAAATCTCTTGCCGGTGAGTTCAAGAAGGTCATTAAGAAAGAGATCGGAAAAGAATTTCCCGATGATGCCAAAGAACAATTATTTGGCGGGATCAAAGCAGTTTTCAAAAGCTGGAATGGCAAAAAAGCAGTTTCTTATCGCCGCATCGAAGGTATCCCCGATACATGGGGTACTGCTGTCAATGTTCAGGCAATGGTATTTGGCAATATGGGTGATACTTCTGCTACGGGTGTTGCATTTACTCGTAACCCCGCAACCGGCGAAAACCTCTTTTACGGTGAATGGCTTATCAACGCCCAGGGCGAAGATGTAGTTGCCGGCATCCGTACTCCCAATCCTCTGAATGACGATACCAAGAACGAACAGAATAAACACCTGCATAGCATGCAGGAACAAATGCCCTATACATATAAAGATTTATGCCGCATCCGAGGGATACTTGAAAAGAATTTCAGGGACATGCTTGATATTGAATTTACTATACAGGAAAGCAAATTATATATGCTGCAATGCAGAGTTGGCAAGCGTACAGGCACAGCTGCCCTGAATATGGCCATGGATATGCTGAAAGAAAAACTTATTGATGAGAAAACAGCAGTGATGCGTGTTGACCCGGCCCAGCTCGATGAACTCCTTCATCCGATATGTGACCCGGCTGAAGAGAAGAAAGTTTCAGTGCTGGTAAAAGGCTTACCTGCCGGTCCCGGCGCCGCTGTCGGACAACTGGTGTTTACCGCCGAAGATGCCGTAGCATGGCAACGCAAGGGCAAAAAAGTAATATTGCTTCGCGAAGAAACCAACCCTGAAGATGTGGAAGGCATGCGTGCTGCCGTTGGTATTCTTACCGCCAGAGGAGGCATGACTTCACATGCTGCCCTTGTAGCCCGTGGATGGGGAAAATGCTGCATAGTAGGCGCAGGGAAATTACATGTGAACGCAAATGCAAAAACTGCTAAGGTTGAAGGTACGAACGTTGTATTGAAAGAAGGCGACGTGGTTACCCTGAACGGAACAAAAGGTCATGTTTACCAGCAAGGGCTGAAACTTATGGATGCTTCTGAAAACCCGCTCTTCAGGCATTTTATGAAAATGGTTGACAGCTACCGCGAAATGGGTGTTCGCACCAATGCTGACACTCCGGCTGATGCCAAAGTTGCCCGTGATTTCGGCGCAGAAGGTATAGGACTATTCCGCACAGAACACATGTTTTATGGTGTTGGCGCTGAAAAACCTTTGCTGGCACTCCGCAAGATGATATTGAGTAACACCTTGGAAGAACGCGTGAAAGCACTCAAGGAACTGTATCCATATGTGAAGAAGGATATTAAAGCTACTTTGATGGCAATGGACAAACTTCCTGTCACCTTCCGGCTTCTTGACCCTCCTTTGCATGAATTCGTTCCTCAAAGCCCTGACAAACAGGCTGAACTGGCTAAAGAACTTAACATCAAAGTGGCAGATATAGTTAAACGCGGCGAATCATTGCATGAAAGTAACCCGATGATGGGACATCGTGGCGTACGATTAAGTGTTACTTATCCCGAAGTTTCGGAAATGCAGTTCCGCGCTATTTTTGAATCCACTCTTGAATTGCAAAAAGAAGGCTATCACCCAAAACCTGAAATAATGGTACCTGTGACATGTGAAATGGCCGAACTGGATGTTACCAAAAAAATTGCCGACAGGATATATGATGAAGTGTGTAAGAAATTTAAAGTGAAGAGCATCAATTACCTTTATGGCACCATGATAGAGATACCGCGTGCCTGCCTGCTGGCCGACAGAATGGCGAAAACGGCACAGTTTTTCTCCTTTGGCACCAACGACCTTACACAAATGACTTTCGGCTTTAGCCGCGACGATATAAACGGATTTATCAACGATTATCTGGACCAGAAAATATTATCTGCCGATCCGTTCCAGACAATTGATCAGGAAGGAACCGGGCAACTGGTAGAAATGGCTGTCACAAAAGGCCGTAACACGCGTCCGGATCTGAAGGTGGGTATTTGCGGCGAACAGGGCGGAGACCCTGCTTCTGTTGAATTTTGTTACCGGGCAGGCCTGACTTATGTCAGCTGTTCGCCGTTCCGCGTCCCTATTGCAAGACTAGCTGCTGCTCAGGCTTCATTAAAGTATGGTAAAAAAATTACCACTTCATTAAAAAAAACAAATTTGAATAAAAAAACTATTAAAAATAAATAA
- a CDS encoding bifunctional lysine ketoglutarate reductase /saccharopine dehydrogenase family protein: MSKFIGIRHEDKYLMERRTPLTPKHIERLIQHHKLDFIVQTSERRIFSDNEYIKAGAKIAKDLKKCDIILGIKEIPENFFEPEKTYVFFSHVIKGQPYNMPMLRKMKELKCNLIDYEKIIDEQGKRLIFFGRYAGLAGMINSLWACGLRLKELGTDNKLIRIKQSHLYSSLKEAKDIISSIGQRISEDGLTEGLKPFVVGFTGYGNVSNGAQEILGLLPVKEISPEKLLSLKNRHNLPNNIIYKVVFSEEDIYEHKEGKDFDLHDLYANPQNYKSKFEQYVPHMSILMNCMYWDNRYPRIVTKEYLKKLFSKGQPKLTVIGDITCDPDGSIECTHDGTHIEDPIFVYNPGTDTYKMGFKGEGILDMAVSILPSELPRDASYSFGDMLFNFIKPIANADYNMTFEDIDLPRAIKKGMILHNGEFTPEYKYLESFVSAKLPEGKKI, translated from the coding sequence ATGAGTAAATTTATAGGCATCAGGCACGAAGACAAATACCTTATGGAACGACGCACACCACTCACACCTAAGCATATAGAACGCCTGATACAACATCACAAGCTTGATTTTATTGTTCAAACCTCTGAAAGACGCATTTTTTCGGACAATGAATATATCAAAGCAGGTGCGAAAATCGCAAAAGACTTAAAAAAATGTGATATCATTTTGGGGATAAAAGAAATACCCGAAAATTTTTTCGAGCCTGAAAAAACCTATGTATTCTTTTCTCATGTCATCAAAGGGCAGCCATACAATATGCCTATGCTTCGAAAAATGAAAGAGCTGAAATGCAACCTCATTGATTATGAAAAAATAATTGACGAGCAGGGGAAGCGCCTTATTTTCTTTGGCAGATATGCCGGCCTTGCAGGAATGATAAACAGTTTATGGGCTTGCGGATTAAGACTTAAAGAACTTGGCACAGACAATAAACTGATACGAATAAAACAGTCGCATCTTTATTCCTCGCTGAAAGAAGCAAAAGATATTATTTCTTCAATAGGCCAGAGAATTTCAGAAGACGGACTCACTGAAGGTCTGAAACCTTTTGTTGTTGGCTTCACAGGATACGGCAATGTTTCCAATGGAGCTCAGGAGATACTCGGTTTGCTGCCGGTAAAGGAAATTTCCCCTGAAAAACTCCTCTCACTTAAAAACAGGCATAACCTGCCAAATAATATTATTTACAAAGTTGTATTCAGTGAAGAAGATATTTACGAGCATAAAGAAGGAAAGGATTTCGACCTTCACGACTTGTACGCTAATCCTCAGAATTATAAAAGCAAATTTGAACAGTACGTCCCACACATGTCAATACTTATGAACTGTATGTACTGGGATAACAGGTATCCCCGCATTGTAACCAAAGAATACCTCAAAAAACTTTTTTCAAAAGGGCAGCCCAAACTCACTGTAATAGGCGATATAACCTGCGACCCCGACGGTTCAATTGAATGCACACACGACGGCACACACATTGAAGACCCTATTTTTGTTTACAACCCCGGCACTGATACATACAAAATGGGCTTTAAAGGTGAAGGCATCCTTGACATGGCCGTGTCTATACTTCCCAGCGAACTGCCGCGCGACGCTTCTTATTCTTTTGGCGATATGCTTTTTAACTTTATTAAACCTATTGCCAATGCAGATTATAATATGACCTTTGAAGATATTGACCTCCCCAGGGCTATAAAAAAGGGAATGATATTGCATAATGGAGAGTTTACTCCCGAATACAAATATTTAGAAAGTTTTGTTTCCGCTAAACTCCCAGAAGGTAAGAAGATATAA
- a CDS encoding TetR/AcrR family transcriptional regulator, whose product MKKSSLKKRLIIREGYHLMRQHGYQGASVDEIVKNLEIPKGSFYYYFKNKEDFALEVLEYYINIVEKRIERILTDPDISPKQRIIKLYSDNIDNYTNLGGTIYGNFAATLMLELGEKNQQISEVVMKFYENIKSLHIICLNQARKAGEIDRNADIEKITKLIVFSWEGAVLRANTLKNIKSLFVFRELVRDFLLK is encoded by the coding sequence ATGAAAAAAAGCAGTCTAAAAAAAAGGCTGATAATACGTGAAGGCTATCATTTGATGCGTCAGCATGGATATCAGGGTGCTAGTGTTGATGAAATTGTTAAAAATCTGGAAATTCCCAAAGGTTCATTTTATTATTATTTTAAAAATAAAGAAGATTTTGCACTTGAAGTACTTGAGTATTACATTAATATTGTTGAAAAAAGAATAGAAAGAATACTGACAGACCCTGACATTTCACCTAAGCAGCGTATTATTAAGCTTTATTCCGATAATATTGATAATTATACAAATTTAGGCGGAACAATATATGGGAATTTTGCTGCAACCCTGATGTTAGAACTTGGCGAGAAAAACCAGCAGATAAGCGAAGTTGTAATGAAGTTTTATGAAAACATTAAATCATTACATATCATTTGTCTCAATCAAGCTCGTAAAGCAGGAGAAATTGACCGTAATGCCGATATCGAGAAAATTACAAAGCTGATTGTGTTCTCATGGGAAGGGGCAGTTCTTAGAGCCAATACTTTAAAAAATATAAAGTCCCTTTTTGTTTTCAGAGAGCTGGTAAGGGATTTTTTACTGAAATAG
- the rplI gene encoding 50S ribosomal protein L9, with translation MKVILKQDVANLGYANEVVKVKNGYARNYLIPKGFAIMLTTSTEKEHAEMMKQKAFKEEKLRKEAETLARALENVTVKIGAKAGSTGKIFGSVNAIQIAEAIKSQFNYDIDRKKIQLDGENVKELGAYTAKVGIYKDIKVDVKFEVVAE, from the coding sequence ATGAAAGTGATATTAAAACAAGACGTTGCCAACTTAGGCTATGCCAACGAAGTGGTAAAAGTTAAAAACGGCTACGCCCGTAATTACCTCATCCCTAAAGGCTTTGCAATAATGCTTACTACCTCAACAGAGAAAGAACATGCCGAAATGATGAAGCAGAAAGCTTTTAAAGAAGAAAAACTGAGAAAAGAAGCCGAAACCCTTGCCAGAGCGCTCGAAAACGTTACCGTGAAAATAGGGGCAAAAGCAGGCAGCACAGGAAAGATATTTGGTTCTGTTAATGCCATCCAGATTGCTGAAGCTATCAAGAGCCAGTTTAATTATGATATTGACCGTAAAAAAATACAGCTCGACGGCGAAAATGTGAAAGAACTCGGAGCATACACCGCCAAAGTTGGTATTTACAAAGACATCAAAGTGGATGTAAAATTTGAAGTTGTTGCCGAATAA
- the lpxB gene encoding lipid-A-disaccharide synthase has protein sequence MKYYIIAGEASGDLHASNLMRELQKKDKNAVFRCWGGDMMKAQGGEIVKHISEISFMGFAEVLLNLRTILRNLSFCKSDISKFSPDALILVDYPGFNMKIAAFAHQKGYKVFYYISPQIWAWKQSRVFKIRKHVDKMLVILPFEKDFYKKFGVDVEFVGHPLLDAVENYKNSSLTRNFREEHSLDERPLVALLPGSRKQEISRMLQLMIAIGEKFKDVQFVIAGAPSVHKEFYNRFLSNTDTKIVYGSTYDLLLTSVAALVTSGTATLEAALLDVPQVVCYKGSWFSYVIARMVIKVKYISLVNLIMNKKVVAELIQMNLTQETLEKEFVKIVYDAGTSAQIKEDYAMLRKALGDSGASENAAKVISSYLLGV, from the coding sequence ATGAAATATTATATCATCGCCGGGGAAGCTTCGGGCGACCTGCATGCGTCCAACCTCATGCGTGAGCTACAGAAGAAAGATAAAAATGCCGTGTTCCGCTGCTGGGGAGGCGACATGATGAAAGCTCAGGGCGGCGAGATAGTGAAGCATATCAGCGAAATTTCTTTTATGGGTTTCGCCGAAGTATTGTTAAATCTCAGAACGATACTACGCAACCTTAGCTTCTGCAAATCAGATATCAGCAAATTCAGCCCTGATGCGCTCATACTGGTTGATTACCCCGGTTTTAACATGAAGATTGCTGCTTTTGCTCATCAGAAAGGCTATAAAGTGTTCTATTATATTTCGCCGCAGATATGGGCATGGAAACAGTCACGGGTTTTCAAAATCAGGAAGCATGTTGACAAAATGCTGGTGATACTTCCGTTTGAAAAGGATTTTTACAAAAAATTCGGTGTGGATGTTGAATTTGTCGGCCACCCTTTGCTCGATGCTGTTGAAAATTATAAAAATAGCAGCCTTACCCGTAATTTCAGGGAAGAACATAGCCTTGACGAAAGGCCTTTGGTGGCACTGCTTCCCGGGAGCCGTAAACAGGAAATCTCGCGCATGCTTCAACTTATGATAGCCATCGGTGAAAAGTTTAAAGATGTACAGTTTGTCATCGCGGGTGCGCCTTCTGTTCACAAAGAATTTTATAACCGTTTTCTCAGCAATACAGATACAAAAATTGTTTACGGAAGCACCTATGATTTGTTGTTAACTTCCGTTGCGGCTTTAGTAACTTCCGGCACGGCTACTTTAGAGGCAGCTCTGCTGGATGTGCCACAGGTTGTATGTTACAAAGGTTCCTGGTTTTCATACGTGATAGCCAGAATGGTCATTAAGGTGAAATATATTTCGCTGGTAAACCTTATCATGAATAAAAAAGTTGTTGCCGAATTGATACAGATGAACCTTACACAAGAAACCCTGGAGAAGGAGTTTGTTAAAATAGTATATGATGCAGGCACAAGTGCACAAATAAAAGAAGATTATGCCATGCTCCGAAAAGCGCTTGGTGATTCGGGAGCTTCAGAGAATGCTGCTAAAGTTATATCTTCTTACCTTCTGGGAGTTTAG
- a CDS encoding RNA methyltransferase — MMLSKSTIKFLTSLAVKKYRKQQACFIAEGPKITEELLGSSIRVLHIFAVSEWIKKNKLIIPPTNKVVEINEAELLKISQLDTPCQVLAVAEIQEKHFDVSLAEKTLILTLDDIRDPGNLGTIIRIADWFGFKHVLCSEKCVDIYNPKAVQATMGSIARVDVYYENLQSIFMENNKRQKVYGAFLDGENIYEASLENNGYLVIGNESSGISNEIAVHISRRLFIPSGTREGRKAESLNASMAAAVICSEFLRRSLLNSKTKK; from the coding sequence ATGATGTTATCAAAAAGTACCATAAAATTCCTGACTTCCCTTGCTGTTAAAAAATATCGCAAGCAACAGGCTTGTTTTATTGCCGAAGGCCCTAAGATAACAGAAGAGCTCTTGGGCAGCAGTATTCGTGTGTTGCATATTTTTGCCGTTTCTGAATGGATTAAAAAAAATAAGCTTATCATACCACCAACAAACAAGGTGGTCGAAATAAATGAAGCCGAACTGCTTAAAATCAGCCAGCTTGACACTCCCTGCCAGGTGCTTGCCGTAGCTGAGATACAAGAAAAGCATTTTGATGTTTCGCTGGCAGAGAAAACGCTGATACTCACTCTTGATGACATTAGAGACCCCGGAAATCTTGGCACCATCATACGCATTGCCGACTGGTTTGGGTTTAAGCATGTGCTGTGTTCCGAAAAATGCGTTGATATTTATAATCCTAAGGCGGTTCAGGCAACCATGGGTTCTATTGCCCGTGTAGATGTTTATTATGAAAATCTGCAAAGCATATTTATGGAAAATAATAAGCGGCAAAAAGTTTATGGGGCTTTTCTTGACGGTGAAAACATTTATGAGGCAAGCCTGGAAAATAATGGATATCTTGTCATTGGCAATGAATCCTCAGGTATTTCAAACGAAATCGCCGTACATATTTCCAGGCGTTTATTTATTCCATCAGGAACAAGGGAGGGCAGGAAAGCAGAATCGCTGAACGCTTCTATGGCAGCGGCTGTCATCTGTTCGGAGTTTTTACGCAGGTCGTTATTAAATTCTAAAACTAAAAAATGA
- a CDS encoding DUF4476 domain-containing protein, translating into MKRLLTICMLITAFTFEMYAQSSVGVFNQEGERFWVIISGIKQNDTPQTNVKITGLTEPNYKIKVIFENSSLPAIDKMIFTRDVDGNYLSTSYEVAKDKKGEYKLKLSSYAEVPATNNNTQYSTPLVLVEKPAANTNQVTTNQTTTTVVTGNTNNAGDGGSVSINAVDPVTGEVISVNMSVAGGVAGTGGAVTTTTTSTTTTTTNNVQTNTQIQEHYVMPGYSGPVGCPWPMSEQDFQSAKMSISSKSFEDSKLTMAKQVLTSNCMLCSQVRDLMNLFSFEATKLDFAKFAFSRVFDQGNYYKLNDAFTFESSIDELNDYINGR; encoded by the coding sequence ATGAAAAGACTACTTACAATTTGCATGCTTATTACTGCATTTACATTTGAAATGTATGCGCAGTCGAGTGTCGGCGTTTTTAATCAGGAAGGCGAAAGGTTTTGGGTGATAATCAGTGGTATAAAACAAAACGATACCCCCCAGACCAATGTTAAAATCACCGGCTTAACTGAACCTAACTACAAGATAAAGGTGATTTTTGAAAACAGCAGCCTGCCAGCGATTGACAAAATGATTTTCACCCGCGACGTAGATGGAAATTATTTAAGCACTAGTTATGAAGTTGCCAAAGATAAAAAGGGAGAATACAAACTGAAACTCAGCAGTTATGCTGAAGTGCCTGCAACTAACAACAATACACAATATTCAACTCCCCTTGTGTTAGTTGAAAAACCGGCAGCGAATACCAATCAGGTTACAACAAATCAAACAACAACAACTGTAGTAACAGGAAACACCAACAATGCCGGTGATGGGGGCTCCGTAAGTATTAATGCTGTTGACCCGGTTACCGGTGAAGTTATCAGTGTCAATATGTCGGTTGCAGGCGGTGTTGCCGGGACGGGCGGTGCTGTTACAACTACTACGACTTCAACAACAACTACTACGACAAATAATGTACAAACAAATACACAGATTCAGGAGCATTACGTTATGCCCGGATACAGCGGCCCTGTCGGTTGCCCATGGCCTATGTCGGAACAGGATTTTCAGTCGGCTAAAATGTCCATATCTTCAAAGTCTTTCGAAGACAGCAAACTAACCATGGCGAAGCAGGTACTTACTTCAAATTGCATGCTTTGTTCTCAGGTCAGAGACTTGATGAATTTGTTTTCTTTCGAGGCTACAAAACTTGATTTTGCAAAATTTGCTTTCAGCCGTGTTTTTGACCAGGGAAATTATTACAAACTTAATGATGCCTTTACATTTGAAAGTTCTATTGATGAGTTGAATGATTATATTAACGGGCGTTAA